In Sutterella faecalis, a genomic segment contains:
- the tnpA gene encoding IS200/IS605 family transposase codes for MFDDYERARHSVTKLHVHLIFTTKYRRKVMTPEVLESVLAALKIAAEDLGCSLLEANGEADHVHLLVSYPPKVNISEMVNRFKTRSSRKIREEYPGILEGGKTGLFWSRSYFACSVGGASLEVLKKYIENQTTD; via the coding sequence ATGTTCGACGACTACGAAAGAGCGCGTCACAGCGTGACGAAACTCCATGTGCATTTGATCTTCACAACGAAATACCGGCGAAAAGTGATGACGCCGGAAGTGCTCGAAAGCGTGCTTGCTGCCCTAAAAATCGCGGCCGAAGATTTAGGCTGCAGCCTCCTGGAGGCCAACGGGGAAGCGGATCACGTACATCTGCTCGTGAGCTATCCTCCGAAGGTGAACATCAGCGAGATGGTGAACCGCTTTAAAACGCGTTCGTCTCGAAAGATACGCGAGGAATATCCAGGGATTCTTGAAGGAGGCAAAACAGGGCTGTTTTGGTCGCGCAGCTACTTTGCTTGTTCAGTAGGCGGAGCTTCCCTGGAAGTTCTTAAAAAATACATTGAGAATCAGACAACCGATTAG